One region of Astyanax mexicanus isolate ESR-SI-001 chromosome 15, AstMex3_surface, whole genome shotgun sequence genomic DNA includes:
- the LOC125781290 gene encoding cyclin-dependent kinase 5 activator 1-like: MASSPRPIQDIVHQEEEKKTLKRSRKRSSIQLSPAPPAVKKQKIQESASTRYLRDGSSSSSSTAVPAGAVLCQATSALTHETVLKDVWCAELLDLLGEFLCRRCRRLEDFTPEVSTKWLRSVDMVLVMARGHWKPFLCPGSVVFLYMVCRDSISAEVSSEHEMCVELLTCFFVACSYIGTQLGYPARPFMLERNRQDFWERTLDITKRMSQKMLLINTSPQFFSQVLADLKNRTDD; the protein is encoded by the coding sequence ATGGCCAGCTCACCTCGGCCCATCCAGGACATCGTTCAccaggaagaagaaaagaagacgCTGAAGAGGAGCAGGAAGAGATCCTCCATCCAGCTGTCTCCTGCACCTCCTGCAGTGAAGAAGCAGAAGATCCAGGAGTCTGCATCTACACGTTACCTGAGGGATGGATCATCATCGTCCTCCTCCACGGCGGTACCTGCGGGTGCTGTGCTTTGCCAGGCCACGTCTGCTCTCACTCACGAGACGGTGCTGAAGGACGTCTGGTGTGCTGAGCTGCTGGACTTGCTAGGCGAGTTCCTGTGCCGCCGCTGCAGACGCCTGGAAGACTTCACTCCTGAGGTCTCCACGAAGTGGCTGCGCAGCGTGGACATGGTCCTGGTCATGGCCAGAGGACACTGGAAGCCCTTCCTCTGCCCGGGCAGCGTGGTCTTCCTCTACATGGTGTGCCGGGACTCCATCTCAGCGGAGGTGTCCAGCGAGCACGAGATGTGTGTTGAGCTGCTCACCTGCTTTTTCGTTGCGTGCTCCTACATCGGCACTCAGCTCGGCTACCCCGCACGGCCTTTCATGCTGGAGAGGAACAGGCAGGACTTCTGGGAGCGCACTCTGGACATCACCAAGCGCATGAGCCAGAAGATGCTGCTGATCAACACCTCTCCGCAGTTCTTCTCCCAGGTCCTCGCTGACCTGAAGAACAGGACAGACGATTAG